One Equus quagga isolate Etosha38 chromosome 5, UCLA_HA_Equagga_1.0, whole genome shotgun sequence genomic window carries:
- the FOXO6 gene encoding forkhead box protein O6, producing the protein MAAKLRAHQVDVDPDFAPQSRPRSCTWPLPQPDLAGDEDGALGSGLAEGAEDCGPERRATAPAMAPAPPLGAEVGPLRKAKSSRRNAWGNLSYADLITKAIESAPDKRLTLSQIYDWMVRYVPYFKDKGDSNSSAGWKNSIRHNLSLHTRFIRVQNEGTGKSSWWMLNPEGGKTGKTPRRRAVSMDNGAKFLRIKGKASKKKQLQAPERSPDHSPPGAAAPGPLPAAAKWATSPASHASDDYEAWADFRGGGRPLLGEAAELEDDEALEALAPSSPLMYPSPASALSPALGARCPGELPRLAELGGPLGLHGGGGAGLPEGLLDGAQDAYGPRARAGTPAYFGGCKGGAYGGGGGFGPPALGALRRLPMQTIQETKQASFAPAAAPSRPPAGSPAAGAAAAYPGKGAAPYAPPVPSRSALAHPISLMTLPGEAGAPGLAPPGHAAAFGAPPGGLLLDALPGPYAAAAAGPLGAAPDRFPADLDLDMFSGSLECDVESIILNDFMDSDEMDFNFDSALPPPPPGLAGAPPPNQSWVPG; encoded by the exons ATGGCTGCGAAGCTGCGAGCGCATCAGGTGGACGTGGACCCGGACTTCGCGCCGCAGAGCCGGCCGCGCTCGTGTACCTGGCCCCTGCCGCAGCCCGACTTGGCCGGCGACGAGGACGGAGCGCTGGGTTCAGGGTTGGCTGAGGGCGCCGAGGACTGTGGGCCGGAGCGCCGGGCGACGGCCCCGGCGATGGCCCCAGCGCCGCCGCTGGGCGCGGAGGTCGGACCGCTGCGGAAAGCGAAGAGCTCCCGGCGGAACGCGTGGGGGAACCTGTCCTACGCCGACCTCATCACCAAAGCCATCGAGAGCGCCCCGGACAAGCGGCTCACGCTCTCGCAGATCTACGACTGGATGGTCCGTTACGTGCCCTACTTCAAGGATAAAGGCGACAGCAACAGCTCGGCCGGCTGGAAG AACTCCATCCGGCACAACCTGTCGCTGCACACCCGTTTCATCCGCGTGCAGAACGAAGGCACTGGCAAGAGCTCGTGGTGGATGCTGAACCCCGAGGGCGGCAAGACGGGCAAGACCCCGCGGCGCAGGGCCGTGTCCATGGACAACGGGGCCAAGTTCCTGCGCATCAAGGGCAAGGCGAGCAAGAAGAAGCAGCTGCAGGCACCTGAGCGGAGCCCTGACCATAGTCCCCCGGGCGCAGCAGCCCCGGGGCCCTTGCCTGCAGCGGCCAAGTGGGCCACCAGCCCGGCCTCGCACGCCAGCGACGACTACGAGGCGTGGGCCGACTTCCGCGGCGGCGGGAGACCCCTGCTCGGGGAGGCGGCTGAATTGGAGGACGACGAGGCCCTGGAGGCCCTGGCGCCGTCCTCGCCGCTCATGTACCCGAGCCCGGCGAGCGCGCTGTCACCCGCGCTGGGTGCGCGTTGCCCCGGGGAGCTGCCCCGCCTGGCCGAGCTGGGGGGCCCGCTGGGGTTgcacggcggcggcggcgcggggctgCCCGAGGGCCTGCTGGACGGCGCGCAGGACGCGTACGGGCCACGGGCCCGCGCCGGGACGCCCGCCTACTTCGGGGGCTGCAAGGGCGGCGCCTACGGCGGGGGCGGGGGCTTCGGGCCGCCGGCGCTGGGCGCGCTGCGCCGCCTGCCCATGCAGACCATCCAGGAGACCAAGCAGGCCAGCTTCGCGCCGGCCGCCGCGCCCTCCCGCCCCCCCGCGGGCAGCCCCGC GGCGGGCGCGGCAGCCGCCTACCCCGGCAAGGGGGCGGCCCCGTACGCGCCGCCGGTGCCCTCGCGCAGTGCCTTAGCCCACCCCATCAGCCTTATGACGCTGCCCGGCGAGGCGGGCGCCCCGGGCCTGGCGCCGCCGGGCCACGCGGCCGCCTTCGGGGCCCCGCCCGGCGGCCTCCTGCTGGACGCGCTGCCTGGGCCGTATGCGGCCGCTGCCGCCGGGCCGCTGGGTGCCGCGCCCGACCGCTTCCCGGCAGACCTGGACCTCGACATGTTCAGCGGGAGCCTCGAGTGCGATGTCGAGTCCATCATCCTCAACGACTTCATGGACAGCGACGAAATGGACTTCAACTTCGACTCGGCCCTGCCTCCGCCGCCGCCCGGCCTGGCCGGGGCCCCGCCCCCCAATCAGAGCTGGGTACCGGGCTGA